Proteins from a single region of Campylobacter sp. RM16704:
- a CDS encoding capsular polysaccharide export protein, producing MKFYTTSKKLKENIKNFYQITLYHSYKNVIKEDVFMGWGRKKSGLKAVELAKKHDAEFLLLEDGFLRSLNLGVEKSPSFSIVKDDVGIYYDATAPSKLEDILNTYEFSSEELEQAKKAIELIKKEKLSKYNNNLCVPKELFSASEERVLVITQVANDASLKFGLADSFSTQDIIKEAIKENPNAKIYIKIHPDVLSGKKQSDFNVQDLPNRCVVIKENYNPIELLSYFKKVYTKTSGMGFEALMLGRECVCYGMPFYAGWGLTQDKLECKRRFKKRSLEEVFYAAYILYSEYFNPYLDQKSDIFDTIFTLAKYKKIEQANSNTLYFLGFTLWKHWFMKPFFKAKNNKIIFLNSLDELYNAKLKPKDKIFIWGKKYDKALLTKDFRNEIFLVEDGFLRSVFLGSDLTRPFSLIVDSKGLYVDPSKPSDLEDILQNHIFDKNLKQRAKNLIATITQNKFSKYNGLKHEKLNFSTNKKVILIPAQVEDDASMILGGAGFDTLKLLQSVRVANENAFIVFKPHPDVLSGNRKGLKDKSIILKYCDEIIESVSIDSAINASDEVHTITSTSGFDALLRGKKVVVYGMPFYAGWGLTQDLHKIPRRTRVLSLEELVAGVLILYPRYIHPKSKNLCEVELALDIMLKMQKDYFSKFYLRWFIDIRIYALRKIRRLIEFILIR from the coding sequence ATGAAATTTTACACCACATCTAAAAAACTTAAAGAAAATATTAAAAATTTTTATCAAATAACTTTATATCATTCCTATAAAAATGTCATTAAAGAAGATGTTTTTATGGGTTGGGGTAGAAAAAAGTCAGGTTTAAAAGCCGTAGAGCTAGCTAAAAAGCATGATGCAGAATTTTTGCTTTTAGAAGATGGTTTTTTACGCTCATTAAATTTAGGTGTAGAAAAAAGTCCGAGTTTTTCTATAGTTAAAGATGATGTGGGAATTTATTATGATGCCACAGCTCCATCTAAGCTTGAAGATATTTTAAACACTTATGAGTTTAGCTCTGAAGAACTAGAGCAAGCAAAAAAAGCTATAGAACTTATAAAAAAAGAAAAACTTAGTAAGTATAATAATAACCTTTGTGTGCCAAAAGAGCTTTTTAGTGCTAGTGAAGAACGCGTATTAGTCATCACTCAAGTAGCAAATGATGCTTCGTTAAAATTTGGCTTAGCTGATAGTTTTTCAACCCAAGATATCATAAAAGAAGCTATTAAAGAAAATCCAAATGCTAAAATATACATTAAAATTCATCCTGATGTGTTAAGCGGTAAAAAACAAAGTGATTTTAATGTGCAAGATTTGCCAAATAGATGTGTAGTTATAAAAGAAAATTATAATCCCATAGAATTGCTAAGTTATTTTAAAAAAGTCTATACTAAGACTTCTGGCATGGGCTTTGAAGCTTTGATGTTAGGACGAGAATGTGTGTGTTATGGTATGCCTTTTTATGCAGGCTGGGGTTTAACACAAGATAAGTTAGAGTGTAAAAGAAGATTTAAAAAAAGAAGTTTAGAAGAAGTTTTTTATGCAGCTTATATTTTATATAGTGAGTATTTTAACCCTTATTTAGATCAAAAAAGTGATATTTTCGATACTATTTTTACTTTGGCAAAGTATAAAAAGATAGAACAAGCTAATTCAAATACTTTGTATTTTCTAGGTTTTACTTTGTGGAAGCATTGGTTTATGAAACCATTTTTTAAAGCCAAAAATAATAAAATCATTTTTTTAAACTCACTAGATGAGCTTTATAATGCTAAGCTAAAACCTAAAGATAAAATTTTCATTTGGGGTAAAAAGTATGATAAAGCTTTACTAACTAAAGATTTTAGAAATGAAATTTTCTTAGTAGAAGATGGCTTCTTACGCTCTGTTTTTTTAGGCTCAGACCTTACACGCCCTTTTTCTTTAATAGTAGATAGCAAAGGTTTATATGTAGATCCAAGTAAACCAAGTGATTTAGAAGATATTTTGCAAAATCACATCTTTGATAAAAATTTAAAACAAAGAGCTAAAAATCTCATCGCCACTATCACACAAAATAAATTTTCAAAATATAATGGATTAAAACATGAAAAGCTAAATTTTAGTACAAACAAAAAAGTGATTTTAATCCCTGCTCAAGTGGAAGATGATGCTTCTATGATTTTAGGTGGTGCAGGTTTTGATACTTTAAAACTTTTGCAAAGTGTAAGAGTGGCAAATGAAAATGCTTTTATAGTTTTTAAACCTCATCCTGATGTTTTAAGTGGTAATCGCAAGGGTTTAAAAGATAAAAGCATTATTTTAAAATACTGCGACGAAATTATCGAAAGTGTTAGCATAGATAGTGCTATAAATGCGAGTGATGAAGTACATACTATAACTTCTACAAGCGGTTTTGACGCTCTTTTGCGTGGTAAAAAAGTAGTAGTGTATGGTATGCCTTTTTATGCAGGCTGGGGTTTAACCCAGGATTTACATAAAATTCCAAGACGCACAAGAGTACTTAGTCTAGAAGAGCTTGTTGCGGGAGTTTTGATCCTTTATCCAAGGTATATTCATCCAAAAAGTAAAAATTTATGTGAAGTTGAGCTTGCATTAGATATAATGTTAAAAATGCAAAAAGATTATTTTTCTAAGTTTTATTTGCGTTGGTTTATAGATATAAGAATTTATGCATTAAGAAAAATAAGAAGATTGATAGAATTTATTTTGATTAGATGA